The Halorientalis sp. IM1011 genome window below encodes:
- a CDS encoding biotin--[acetyl-CoA-carboxylase] ligase, which translates to MQDTRRRVLDAIADGPVPGPEIADRLDVSRAAVWKHIEALREAGFSIEGGDAGYELVTVPEFGGEAVAFGLDAPFEVEYHDSIPSTNDRARELAAEGRENVVVLADEQTGGRGRLDREWAAPSGGIWLSILLRPTVPPADAPAFTLAAAVATTRAAREAGIDATIKWPNDVLVTDGDGRDRKLTGILTEMEGEADRVSWIVVGIGINANVDAGDLVEGATSLREENGDVNRRVFTQRVLEEFHDLGSDLDSVVPAWRDLADTLGRRVRVDTPGGEVVGEAVDVEFPGALVVETDDGRVRVSAGDCEHLRPI; encoded by the coding sequence ATGCAGGACACGCGCCGCCGCGTCCTCGACGCTATCGCCGACGGGCCGGTACCCGGTCCCGAAATCGCCGACCGACTGGACGTGTCACGCGCCGCAGTCTGGAAACACATCGAGGCACTCCGGGAGGCGGGCTTCTCGATCGAGGGCGGCGACGCCGGCTACGAACTCGTCACCGTCCCCGAGTTCGGCGGCGAAGCCGTCGCGTTCGGTCTCGACGCGCCCTTCGAGGTGGAGTACCACGATTCGATCCCGAGCACGAACGACCGCGCCCGGGAACTCGCCGCCGAGGGCCGGGAGAACGTGGTCGTGCTGGCCGACGAACAGACCGGTGGCCGCGGCCGACTCGACCGCGAATGGGCGGCCCCCTCCGGGGGCATCTGGCTCTCGATTCTCCTCCGACCGACGGTTCCGCCCGCCGACGCACCGGCATTCACGTTGGCGGCCGCGGTGGCGACCACCCGCGCAGCGCGCGAGGCCGGTATCGACGCGACGATCAAGTGGCCTAACGACGTGCTGGTGACCGATGGCGACGGACGAGACCGCAAACTCACGGGAATCCTCACGGAGATGGAGGGCGAGGCCGACAGAGTCTCGTGGATCGTCGTCGGCATCGGGATCAACGCCAACGTCGACGCCGGAGACCTCGTCGAGGGGGCGACCAGCCTCCGGGAGGAGAACGGTGACGTGAACCGGCGGGTGTTCACCCAGCGCGTGCTGGAGGAGTTCCACGACCTGGGCTCGGACCTCGATTCGGTCGTGCCCGCGTGGCGCGACCTCGCGGACACGCTGGGTCGGCGGGTCCGGGTCGACACGCCCGGCGGCGAGGTGGTCGGCGAGGCCGTCGACGTCGAGTTCCCCGGTGCGCTCGTCGTCGAGACCGACGACGGTCGCGTCCGCGTCAGCGCAGGGGACTGCGAACACCTCCGGCCGATCTAG
- a CDS encoding universal stress protein: MYNRILLPTDGSTEMEPVIDHAAEVAARHDALIHALYVVDAAGFASLPMETSWEGISELLYEEATSALNEVERIVDDQAPVERIVVEDRPHRAIVDHADEDDCDLIVMGTHGRGGIDRLLLGSVAERVVRRAPVPVMTVRVKESPVTDREPEMKA, encoded by the coding sequence ATGTACAATCGCATCCTCCTGCCGACGGACGGTTCGACGGAGATGGAGCCGGTGATCGACCACGCGGCCGAGGTGGCGGCTCGCCACGACGCACTGATCCACGCGCTGTACGTCGTCGACGCGGCGGGGTTCGCTAGCCTGCCGATGGAGACCAGCTGGGAGGGGATCTCGGAGTTGCTGTACGAAGAGGCCACGAGCGCGTTGAACGAGGTCGAACGGATCGTCGACGATCAGGCACCGGTCGAACGGATCGTGGTCGAGGACAGGCCACACCGGGCGATCGTCGACCACGCCGACGAGGACGACTGTGATCTGATCGTGATGGGGACACACGGCCGCGGCGGCATCGATCGGCTCCTGCTGGGGAGCGTCGCCGAGCGCGTCGTCCGACGCGCGCCCGTCCCGGTGATGACGGTTCGAGTCAAGGAGTCACCCGTCACCGACCGGGAACCGGAGATGAAGGCCTAG
- a CDS encoding amidohydrolase family protein, producing the protein MSDRRTIEGTILRGKEFEATEGRVIVADGQIAGIEEEPVESDDIVVPAFVNAHTHIGDSIAKEAGEGLDLDELVAPPDGLKHRLLREASHEETVAAMERSLSFMEGSGTAACIGFREGGVEGVRAMAEAVEGLDIESVTLGREEIEAMEAADGFGASGARDGEFGRERTATREAGKLFGIHAGERDPDDINGALDLDPDFLVHMVHPERIHLERVADRDVPIVVCPRSNLVTGVGTPDIAELAEHTTVALGTDNVMLNSPSMFREMEFAAKLSEVSARYVLKMATHHGAEIADLNCGVIEEDRDARLFVLDGDSDNLTGYQNPVRAVVRRAGIDDVREVVLETPD; encoded by the coding sequence ATGAGCGATCGCCGTACTATCGAGGGAACTATCCTTCGAGGGAAAGAGTTCGAGGCGACCGAGGGACGTGTGATCGTCGCCGACGGGCAGATCGCGGGGATCGAGGAGGAACCGGTCGAGAGCGACGACATCGTCGTCCCGGCGTTCGTCAACGCCCACACCCACATCGGCGACTCCATCGCCAAGGAGGCAGGTGAGGGACTGGACCTGGACGAACTGGTCGCGCCACCGGACGGCCTGAAACACCGACTCCTCCGCGAAGCCAGCCACGAGGAGACCGTCGCGGCGATGGAGCGTTCGCTCTCGTTCATGGAGGGGAGCGGCACGGCGGCCTGCATCGGATTCCGCGAGGGCGGCGTCGAGGGGGTCCGGGCGATGGCCGAAGCCGTCGAGGGACTGGACATCGAGTCCGTGACGCTGGGCCGCGAGGAGATCGAAGCCATGGAGGCCGCCGACGGGTTCGGCGCGAGCGGGGCCCGCGACGGCGAGTTCGGCCGCGAACGGACCGCGACGCGCGAGGCGGGCAAACTGTTCGGCATCCACGCTGGCGAGCGCGACCCCGACGACATCAACGGCGCGCTCGATCTGGACCCGGACTTTCTGGTCCACATGGTCCACCCCGAGCGGATCCACCTCGAACGCGTCGCGGACAGGGACGTCCCGATCGTGGTCTGCCCGCGCTCGAACCTCGTGACCGGCGTCGGCACGCCCGATATCGCCGAGCTGGCCGAACACACCACGGTCGCGCTCGGGACGGACAACGTGATGCTCAACAGCCCCTCGATGTTCCGCGAGATGGAGTTCGCCGCGAAACTCTCCGAGGTTTCGGCCCGGTACGTCCTCAAGATGGCGACCCACCACGGGGCCGAGATCGCTGACCTGAACTGCGGGGTCATCGAGGAGGACCGGGACGCTCGACTGTTCGTCCTCGACGGCGACTCGGACAACCTCACCGGCTACCAGAACCCCGTCCGTGCCGTCGTCCGCCGCGCTGGCATCGACGACGTACGCGAGGTCGTCCTGGAAACCCCCGACTGA
- a CDS encoding HD domain-containing protein — protein MDIKDSVHDHIEVRGVATDLLDTPPVQRLRHVRQLGTVTLVYPSANHTRFEHSLGVYHLADEALAHLNVEGQQAERVRAAALLHDVGHAPFSHNVESVVHRHTGKWHDDVHELLESGAVARVLSDHGLNPDAVADLVAGDGKLGQLISGELDVDRMDYLVRDAHHTGVPYGTIDHERLVRELSFVDGELVLAEGNVQTAESLLVARALMTPTVYSHHTARISKSMLRRGAERLLEEADTTAEEMRRMDDHDLLVGLRQCEVTAETARRLTERDLLKRAVWAEMGDVPEDLLERDHAEIVEAEREIAAEAEVDPADVILDVPGRPEIEETTSRVIVNGEIRPLGDQSTLVSALRAVQRDQWRLGVYAPEDVTERVGHAAARVLGLDIDGSLVSNTRPGVHTTLDDFQEVRE, from the coding sequence ATGGATATCAAGGACAGTGTCCACGACCACATCGAGGTGCGCGGGGTCGCGACGGACCTGCTCGACACGCCGCCGGTCCAGCGGCTCAGGCACGTCCGCCAGCTCGGCACCGTCACGCTGGTCTACCCCTCCGCCAACCACACCCGCTTCGAGCACAGCCTCGGCGTCTACCACCTCGCCGACGAGGCACTGGCTCACCTCAACGTCGAAGGACAGCAGGCCGAACGCGTCCGCGCCGCCGCCCTGTTGCACGACGTGGGCCACGCGCCCTTCAGCCACAACGTCGAGTCCGTCGTCCACCGCCACACCGGGAAATGGCACGACGACGTCCACGAACTGCTGGAATCGGGCGCAGTCGCCCGCGTACTCTCTGATCACGGCCTCAACCCCGACGCCGTGGCCGACCTCGTGGCCGGCGACGGCAAGCTGGGCCAGTTGATCTCGGGCGAACTCGACGTGGATCGGATGGACTACCTCGTCCGCGACGCCCACCACACCGGCGTCCCCTACGGTACCATCGACCACGAGCGGCTGGTCCGGGAACTCTCATTCGTCGACGGGGAACTCGTCCTCGCGGAGGGCAACGTCCAGACCGCCGAGAGTCTGCTGGTCGCCCGGGCGCTGATGACGCCGACGGTGTACAGCCACCACACTGCCCGTATCTCCAAGTCGATGCTTCGGCGGGGGGCCGAGCGCCTGCTGGAGGAGGCCGACACCACCGCCGAGGAGATGCGTCGGATGGACGACCACGACCTGCTCGTCGGCCTGCGCCAGTGCGAGGTGACCGCCGAGACCGCCCGCCGGCTCACCGAGCGGGATCTGCTGAAGCGGGCAGTCTGGGCGGAGATGGGCGACGTGCCAGAGGACCTGCTGGAGCGGGACCACGCGGAAATCGTCGAGGCCGAGCGCGAGATCGCCGCCGAGGCCGAGGTCGACCCGGCCGACGTGATCCTCGACGTGCCCGGCCGGCCCGAGATCGAGGAGACGACGAGTCGGGTGATCGTCAACGGGGAGATCCGGCCGCTGGGCGACCAGTCGACCCTCGTCTCGGCGCTCCGGGCCGTCCAGCGCGACCAGTGGCGACTGGGCGTCTACGCGCCCGAAGACGTGACCGAACGGGTCGGCCACGCCGCCGCCCGTGTCCTCGGACTGGACATCGACGGGTCGCTCGTCAGCAACACGCGTCCGGGCGTCCACACCACACTCGACGACTTCCAGGAGGTGCGAGAATGA
- the cofD gene encoding 2-phospho-L-lactate transferase: MVTFLSGGTGTPKLLRGADDIFPPAETTVVCNTGDDVELGGHLVCPDVDTVLFLGGDELDLDTWWGIADDATVTDDELHRLADAAGLDGGPRYLPDEQQTSGREIARWRRFSGVAEFMLIGDRDRAVHLTRTGLLDEGHTLTEVTRTLADAFDTPWEVLPMSDDPVASIVHTPDGPMHFQEFWVGRDGDPTVESVELRGGTEATATDAVLTALDDPVVVGPSNPITSIGPMISVEGIESALRETPVVAVSPFVEDRVFSGPAAKLMAAEGFDPSTAGVAEAYDFADAFVLDSEDGTDLDRPVVRTDTRLDTEADARRVAEACKDALEVVA, from the coding sequence ATGGTCACGTTTCTCTCCGGGGGGACGGGCACGCCGAAACTCCTCCGGGGCGCGGACGATATCTTTCCGCCGGCCGAGACGACCGTCGTCTGCAACACCGGCGACGACGTGGAACTCGGCGGGCACCTCGTCTGTCCGGACGTCGACACCGTCCTCTTTCTCGGCGGCGACGAACTCGATCTCGATACGTGGTGGGGCATCGCCGACGACGCTACCGTCACCGACGACGAACTCCACCGCCTCGCCGACGCCGCCGGTCTCGACGGTGGCCCGCGGTACCTCCCCGACGAGCAGCAGACTTCGGGTCGGGAGATCGCACGCTGGCGGCGCTTCTCCGGCGTCGCGGAGTTCATGCTGATCGGCGACCGCGACCGCGCGGTCCACCTCACCCGCACCGGCCTCCTCGACGAGGGCCACACGCTCACCGAGGTCACCCGGACACTCGCCGATGCCTTCGATACGCCGTGGGAGGTGCTGCCGATGAGCGACGACCCCGTCGCGAGCATCGTCCACACACCCGACGGGCCGATGCACTTCCAGGAGTTCTGGGTCGGCCGCGACGGCGACCCGACCGTCGAGTCCGTCGAGCTCCGGGGCGGCACCGAGGCGACCGCGACCGACGCTGTGCTGACGGCCCTCGACGACCCCGTCGTCGTCGGCCCCTCGAATCCGATCACCAGCATCGGTCCGATGATTTCCGTCGAAGGAATCGAGAGTGCGCTCCGGGAGACGCCGGTCGTGGCAGTCTCCCCGTTCGTCGAGGATCGGGTGTTCTCCGGCCCGGCGGCGAAACTGATGGCCGCCGAGGGGTTCGATCCCTCGACCGCTGGCGTCGCCGAGGCCTACGACTTCGCGGACGCGTTCGTCCTCGACAGTGAGGACGGCACCGACCTCGACCGGCCGGTCGTCCGGACCGACACGCGACTCGACACCGAGGCCGACGCCCGTCGAGTGGCCGAAGCTTGTAAGGACGCGCTGGAGGTGGTCGCGTGA
- a CDS encoding tRNA-dihydrouridine synthase → MTAPSPPEPLDFRPRVALASLSGESDAEWAAAGSEYAGAAVLGGIALDEPTREAARELVDRDRTEFLPADPVAFVDEQLAALSDVPIQSGFNARTTEMTPLRDVARVCRDRDAFVEINAHCRQDEMCAAGAGESLLRDPDRLCEQVREAAETGAAVSVKVRTEVPGVDLPALAERAEAAGADAVHVDAMDSESVVGEVAAATGLFVIANNEVRDRESVREYLDYGADAVSVGRPSDEPAVLERVREATRAWFAGEVEP, encoded by the coding sequence GTGACTGCCCCATCGCCACCGGAACCGCTCGACTTCCGACCGCGGGTCGCGCTGGCGAGTCTCTCCGGGGAGTCCGACGCAGAGTGGGCCGCGGCCGGAAGCGAATACGCCGGTGCGGCTGTCCTCGGGGGTATCGCGCTGGACGAACCCACCCGCGAGGCCGCCCGCGAACTCGTGGACCGAGACCGCACGGAGTTTCTGCCGGCCGATCCCGTCGCGTTCGTCGACGAGCAACTGGCCGCCCTCTCGGATGTCCCGATCCAATCCGGGTTCAACGCTCGGACCACGGAGATGACTCCACTCCGTGACGTTGCGCGGGTCTGTCGCGACCGCGACGCGTTCGTGGAGATCAACGCCCACTGCCGTCAAGACGAGATGTGCGCGGCCGGTGCGGGCGAGAGCCTGCTCCGGGACCCGGATCGACTCTGCGAGCAGGTCCGCGAGGCGGCCGAGACCGGAGCCGCGGTGAGCGTCAAGGTCCGGACCGAGGTCCCGGGGGTCGACCTGCCGGCGCTCGCGGAACGGGCCGAAGCCGCCGGCGCGGACGCGGTCCACGTCGACGCGATGGACTCCGAATCCGTCGTCGGCGAGGTAGCCGCGGCGACGGGGCTGTTCGTGATCGCGAACAACGAAGTGCGGGACCGCGAGAGCGTGCGGGAGTACCTCGATTACGGCGCGGACGCCGTGAGCGTCGGCCGGCCCAGCGACGAGCCGGCGGTCCTCGAACGCGTCCGGGAGGCCACGAGGGCCTGGTTCGCCGGGGAGGTGGAACCGTGA
- a CDS encoding triphosphoribosyl-dephospho-CoA synthase, which yields MTSTGSGVEPPPGRTVVDDAQLALLLEVAGTPKPGNVDRAHDYDDLRFEHFLAGGIGARRGLELAADGKRLGRAFERAVAGMSQQRGGNSQFGALLVLTPLVRAAAEGELSGERAGEFAEATTVADAADFFRAFEHVDVAVDDPPEGMDALDVRRGAEAIPAVEERELTLYDVMERSAEVDGIAREWTGEFERSFDAAERLLELDGPVPDRAARVFLELLAEEPDTFVATKHDRETAERASERAAAALAGDTVPAALADEFVAEGINPGTTADLTAAALFVALERGLDV from the coding sequence GTGACCTCCACAGGTTCGGGCGTCGAGCCACCGCCGGGGCGCACCGTCGTCGACGACGCCCAGCTCGCCCTCCTGCTGGAGGTGGCGGGGACGCCGAAACCCGGCAACGTGGATCGGGCCCACGACTACGACGACCTCCGGTTCGAGCACTTTCTGGCCGGCGGGATCGGCGCACGCCGCGGTCTCGAACTGGCCGCAGATGGGAAGCGCCTGGGCCGGGCCTTCGAGCGTGCCGTCGCGGGGATGAGCCAGCAGCGAGGCGGCAACAGTCAATTCGGGGCCCTGCTCGTCCTCACCCCGCTGGTTCGGGCGGCCGCAGAGGGCGAACTCTCGGGCGAACGGGCCGGGGAGTTCGCCGAAGCCACGACGGTCGCCGACGCCGCCGATTTTTTCCGCGCCTTCGAACACGTCGACGTGGCCGTCGACGACCCGCCCGAGGGGATGGACGCGCTGGACGTACGCCGCGGTGCGGAGGCCATCCCAGCCGTCGAGGAGCGAGAGCTGACGCTGTACGACGTGATGGAGCGCTCCGCCGAAGTCGACGGTATCGCTCGGGAGTGGACTGGCGAGTTCGAGCGGAGTTTCGACGCGGCCGAGCGGTTGCTCGAGCTCGACGGCCCCGTACCCGACCGCGCGGCGCGGGTGTTCCTCGAACTGCTGGCCGAGGAGCCCGACACGTTCGTCGCGACCAAGCACGACCGCGAGACCGCCGAGCGCGCGAGCGAGCGCGCGGCTGCGGCGCTCGCCGGTGACACCGTCCCGGCGGCGCTGGCCGACGAGTTCGTCGCCGAGGGGATCAATCCGGGGACGACCGCCGACCTCACCGCCGCGGCGCTGTTCGTCGCGCTCGAACGGGGGCTGGACGTATGA
- a CDS encoding DUF447 domain-containing protein yields the protein MSEAWPVELHGVTESVVTTLGPNDRWNVAALGLHAPEADTAGGDSDEGPVTARTWGRTRTWRNFRERGEGYVQFTTDPVTFAEAAMTVREVSDPVLSSADAWTRVTVEEIDAGAEGDTEWVEWALEPVETGVERETVPTTNRGYYAVIEATVAASRLDVPAYDRAELETRLDYFADVVERCGGERERAAMELVRENSSWDG from the coding sequence ATGTCTGAGGCCTGGCCGGTCGAACTGCACGGCGTCACCGAGTCCGTCGTCACGACGCTGGGCCCCAACGACCGCTGGAACGTCGCCGCGCTGGGGCTGCACGCGCCCGAGGCTGACACTGCGGGTGGCGATTCGGACGAGGGGCCCGTCACCGCACGAACGTGGGGCCGGACCAGGACCTGGCGAAACTTCCGCGAGCGCGGCGAAGGGTACGTCCAGTTCACGACCGATCCCGTCACCTTCGCCGAGGCGGCGATGACCGTCCGCGAGGTTTCCGATCCAGTACTATCGAGCGCCGACGCCTGGACGCGGGTCACGGTCGAGGAGATCGACGCGGGCGCGGAGGGCGACACGGAGTGGGTCGAGTGGGCGCTCGAACCCGTCGAGACGGGCGTCGAGCGCGAGACCGTCCCGACGACCAACCGGGGCTACTACGCCGTGATCGAGGCCACCGTGGCGGCCTCCCGGCTGGACGTGCCCGCCTACGATCGCGCGGAACTGGAAACGCGACTCGACTACTTCGCCGACGTGGTCGAGCGCTGTGGCGGCGAACGCGAACGGGCGGCGATGGAACTCGTTCGGGAGAACTCGTCCTGGGACGGTTGA
- a CDS encoding 30S ribosomal protein S17e, translating into MAIKPAYVKKTGRTLLERYPDAFGHDFEHNKELVTELTNIESKGVRNRIAGYITRKQGAEVPA; encoded by the coding sequence ATGGCAATCAAACCGGCCTACGTCAAGAAGACGGGGAGAACACTGCTGGAGCGATACCCCGACGCCTTCGGACACGACTTCGAGCACAACAAGGAACTGGTCACGGAACTCACCAACATCGAGTCCAAGGGCGTCCGCAACCGCATCGCGGGTTACATCACCCGCAAACAGGGCGCAGAAGTCCCCGCGTAA